A stretch of Janibacter endophyticus DNA encodes these proteins:
- a CDS encoding ABC transporter substrate-binding protein, whose amino-acid sequence MPRPTRRVLLAAAALAPAIALGACSTGPSGSADATSGGGSTSAAADAFPVTIEHALGETTIESAPTKIATVGWSDQDVVAAFGIVPVGAPAITWGGNDNKSTDWFDAATEAIDPDAEIVRYDDADGVPVDEIAKLSPDLILGVNSGISQEEYDKLAKIAPTVAYAGAPWGTAWEDSVTTVGKALGQSEKAEEIVADIDAQIDEAVAKYPAIKGKSAAWVWFSPTDLSKLTVYGPSDLRPQMLERFGMTTPEAVSSQAKDGAFSFDISAEKAQTLESDILIFYVTKPEEVDALKKDALLGTIPALESDHYIASADNATALTMSSPTPLSLPVALEKFLPKLSDAAQGKPAS is encoded by the coding sequence CCTCCGGCGGAGGGAGCACGAGCGCAGCAGCCGACGCCTTCCCGGTGACGATCGAGCACGCCCTCGGCGAGACGACGATCGAGAGCGCCCCCACGAAGATCGCGACCGTCGGCTGGTCCGACCAGGACGTCGTCGCTGCCTTCGGCATCGTGCCGGTGGGTGCACCCGCGATCACCTGGGGTGGCAACGACAACAAGTCCACCGACTGGTTCGACGCGGCGACCGAGGCCATCGACCCAGACGCCGAGATCGTCCGCTACGACGACGCCGACGGCGTCCCCGTCGACGAGATCGCCAAGCTCTCCCCGGACCTCATCCTCGGCGTGAACTCCGGCATCTCGCAGGAGGAGTACGACAAGCTCGCGAAGATCGCCCCGACCGTCGCCTACGCGGGAGCGCCGTGGGGAACCGCCTGGGAGGACAGCGTCACCACCGTGGGCAAGGCCCTGGGCCAAAGCGAGAAGGCCGAGGAGATCGTCGCCGACATCGACGCCCAGATCGACGAGGCGGTCGCGAAGTACCCCGCGATCAAGGGCAAGAGCGCCGCGTGGGTGTGGTTCAGCCCGACCGACCTGTCCAAGCTCACCGTCTACGGCCCGAGCGACCTACGCCCGCAGATGCTCGAGCGCTTCGGGATGACGACGCCGGAGGCGGTGTCCTCGCAGGCGAAGGACGGCGCCTTCAGCTTCGACATCTCCGCGGAGAAGGCGCAGACGCTCGAGTCCGACATCCTCATCTTCTACGTGACGAAGCCGGAGGAGGTCGACGCGCTGAAGAAGGACGCCCTCCTCGGCACAATCCCGGCCCTCGAGAGCGACCACTACATCGCCTCCGCCGACAACGCGACGGCGCTGACCATGTCGTCGCCGACGCCGCTGTCGCTGCCGGTGGCCCTGGAGAAGTTCCTGCCCAAGCTCTCTGACGCTGCCCAGGGCAAGCCCGCCTCGTGA